The following coding sequences lie in one Aquabacterium olei genomic window:
- the nuoK gene encoding NADH-quinone oxidoreductase subunit NuoK: MTTSITLGHFLSLGAILFAMSVIGIFLNRKNLIVLLMAIELMLLAVNMNFVAFSHYLGNMDGQVFVFFILTVAAAESAIGLAILVVLFRNRQSINVDELDTLKG; the protein is encoded by the coding sequence ATGACCACGTCCATCACCCTCGGGCACTTCCTGTCGCTGGGCGCGATCCTCTTCGCGATGTCGGTGATCGGGATCTTCCTGAACCGCAAGAACCTGATCGTGCTGCTGATGGCCATCGAGCTGATGCTGCTGGCCGTCAACATGAACTTCGTCGCGTTCTCCCACTACCTGGGGAACATGGATGGTCAGGTTTTCGTCTTCTTCATCCTGACCGTCGCGGCCGCTGAATCGGCCATCGGTCTGGCCATTCTGGTGGTGCTGTTCCGCAACCGTCAGTCGATCAATGTCGACGAGCTCGACACGCTCAAGGGCTGA
- a CDS encoding NADH-quinone oxidoreductase subunit J: MDTFSLLFYLFALVLVYAGFRVITARSPVSAALHLVLAFFSASCVWMLLQAEFLAIALVLVYVGAVMVLFLFVVMMLDINVDALRQGFWKHFPVAGIIGALIAIEMAFVLTRGFDLPQARPFPPEVAQVANTKALGIELYTNYLFPVQIAAVILLVAIVAAIALTLRRRKDSHYQNPSEQVRVKKADRLRIIKVAPQVDAPAADASNQTGGQA; encoded by the coding sequence ATGGACACCTTCAGCCTACTTTTCTATCTGTTCGCCCTGGTGCTGGTCTACGCGGGCTTCCGCGTGATCACCGCCCGGAGCCCCGTTTCCGCCGCGCTGCATCTGGTGCTGGCCTTCTTCAGCGCTTCGTGCGTCTGGATGCTGCTGCAGGCCGAGTTTCTGGCGATTGCGCTGGTGCTCGTGTACGTCGGTGCCGTGATGGTGCTGTTCCTCTTCGTCGTGATGATGCTCGACATCAACGTCGACGCCTTGCGTCAGGGGTTCTGGAAGCACTTCCCGGTGGCCGGCATCATCGGTGCGCTGATTGCCATCGAGATGGCCTTCGTGCTGACCCGTGGCTTCGACCTGCCTCAGGCTCGCCCCTTCCCGCCTGAGGTCGCGCAGGTGGCCAACACCAAGGCGCTGGGCATCGAGCTCTACACCAACTACCTGTTCCCGGTTCAGATTGCCGCCGTGATCCTGCTGGTCGCCATCGTGGCTGCCATCGCGCTGACGCTGCGTCGTCGCAAGGATTCGCACTACCAGAACCCGTCCGAACAGGTCCGCGTCAAGAAGGCCGACCGCCTGCGCATCATCAAGGTGGCGCCCCAGGTGGACGCGCCGGCTGCCGACGCCAGCAACCAGACCGGAGGCCAGGCATGA